A genomic segment from Gossypium hirsutum isolate 1008001.06 chromosome D04, Gossypium_hirsutum_v2.1, whole genome shotgun sequence encodes:
- the LOC107926091 gene encoding probable receptor-like protein kinase At5g59700 isoform X1: protein MDNPGNFGFIIWISSIYGLLHLSLGFNPVDNYLIDCGSIKNISVGDRVFQADNSTSSYNLSTPHQIFAISSSNSNPTSLYCDSPLYQTARIFNATSHYSFPIKQQGRHWIRLHFFAFVFEKFDMSKAKFSVFAQNFTLLRAQMGDGYIVKEYSLNITSNKLILTFRPAVNSFAFINGLEVFSVPDNLFPEEVRTIDLQGGNKILQEQALETVARVDMGNTTVLPQNDTLWRLWISDNAYLIHNNLGSSVSNVSAVNFTEVTEDIAPASVYGTATILNSSDPNLNANLTWTFDVNPGFDYLVRLHFCNIMNEPTQQAIFLEIFIDSRHAGHLDLGSRTSDVFGAPYFMDVCTRVSGSTKLNVSVGPSKLNNPTVILNGLEIMKINDARGNLDVPDVVSSGHSEIKVVVIVVIAVGSFVVVVSVVIVILFCRRRRMKPVLGKEQHFLMNRGQKVHTTGSTYSNGTSILSSPMIGYRYPFMAILEATDNFSENLVIGVGGFGKVYRGILKDETEVAVKRGTPQSNQGLAEFRTEIEMLSQFRHRHLVSLIGYCDEQDEMIIIYEYMENGTLKNHLYGSNLPSLSWRQRLEICIGSAKGLHYLHTGSAKAIIHRDVKSANILLDKHFMAKVADFGLSKTGPDIDQTHVSTAVKGSFGYLDPEYLTRQQLTEKSDVYSFGVVLLEVLSGRAVIDPSLPREKANLLEWAMKSYRSGKLEDIVDPCLVGQVKPDCLRKLWDIIEKCLAENGICRPSMGEVLWNLEYALQQQENEERSNQNNEHSSHISCISTSETSRQFSRASSGVNDDELAGISMSKMFAEMVRQERPVRNI, encoded by the coding sequence ATGGATAATCCTGGGAATTTTGGTTTCATTATTTGGATTTCATCCATCTATGGTTTACTTCATCTTTCACTAGGATTCAACCCTGTAGATAACTATTTGATAGACTGTGGATCCATTAAGAACATATCAGTGGGTGATAGAGTATTTCAAGCTGATAATTCCACTTCATCATATAATCTTTCAACCCCACATCAGATTTTCGCAATTTCGAGTTCGAATTCGAATCCAACCTCACTTTACTGTGATTCACCTCTGTATCAAACGGCTAGAATCTTCAACGCAACTTCCCATTACAGTTTTCCAATCAAACAACAAGGGAGGCACTGGATTCGGCTTCATTTCTTTGCTTTCGTATTCGAAAAGTTCGATATGAGCAAGGCGAAATTCTCTGTTTTCGCGCAAAACTTTACACTTCTCAGAGCTCAAATGGGGGATGGATATATTGTTAAGGAGTATAGCCTGAACATTACTTCTAATAAACTGATTCTTACTTTTAGACCTGCTGTCAATTCATTTGCTTTTATCAATGGCTTGGAAGTTTTCTCAGTTCCGGATAATCTCTTTCCGGAAGAGGTCAGAACAATTGATCTGCAAGGTGGTAACAAGATTCTACAGGAGCAAGCACTGGAGACGGTTGCAAGGGTCGATATGGGGAACACGACTGTTCTTCCTCAAAACGATACCTTATGGCGACTTTGGATCTCGGACAATGCGTATCTGATACACAATAATCTTGGATCATCGGTGTCAAATGTCTCAGCTGTGAATTTTACTGAAGTGACTGAGGATATTGCTCCTGCATCGGTATATGGCACTGCAACTATTTTGAACTCGAGTGATCCAAATCTGAATGCAAACTTGACATGGACCTTTGATGTTAACCCGGGTTTCGATTATCTTGTCCGGCTTCACTTTTGTAACATAATGAATGAACCCACTCAGCAAGCCATCTTTCTTGAAATCTTTATTGATTCACGTCATGCAGGTCACCTTGATCTTGGTTCAAGGACATCGGATGTTTTTGGTGCCCCATATTTCATGGATGTCTGCACAAGAGTATCCGGTAGTACTAAGCTTAATGTAAGTGTTGGTCCGTCTAAGCTCAATAACCCTACGGTCATCCTCAATGGTTTGGAGATCATGAAGATAAACGATGCTAGGGGGAATCTTGATGTTCCCGATGTTGTTTCCTCGGGACATTCTGAGATAAAAGTTGTAGTTATAGTTGTTATTGCTGTTGGATCGTTTGTCGTTGTTGTTTCGGTTGTGATTGTCATCCTTTTCTgcagaagaagaagaatgaagcCAGTTCTGGGGAAAGAACAGCACTTTCTGATGAATCGGGGACAAAAAGTTCATACTACTGGAAGTACATACTCTAATGGAACTTCCATACTTTCCAGCCCAATGATTGGCTATCGATATCCTTTCATGGCAATTCTCGAGGCTACTGATAATTTCAGTGAAAATTTGGTAATCGGTGTTGGTGGTTTCGGTAAGGTTTATAGAGGAATATTGAAAGATGAAACCGAGGTTGCAGTCAAGAGGGGAACTCCTCAATCAAACCAAGGGCTTGCAGAATTCCGGACGGAGATCGAAATGTTATCTCAATTCCGACATCGACATTTAGTATCACTGATCGGTTACTGCGATGAACAAGATGAGATGATCATAATTTATGAGTACATGGAGAATGGGACACTCAAGAATCATCTATATGGCTCAAATCTTCCTAGTTTGAGTTGGAGACAAAGGCTTGAGATATGCATTGGATCAGCTAAAGGGCTTCACTATCTTCATACAGGTTCAGCTAAGGCTATCATACACCGCGATGTCAAGTCTGCAAACATATTACTCGATAAGCATTTCATGGCTAAAGTTGCTGATTTCGGACTTTCAAAGACCGGTCCTGATATTGATCAGACACATGTGAGTACCGCGGTCAAAGGAAGCTTCGGGTATCTTGATCCAGAGTATTTGACGAGGCAGCAACTAACAGAGAAATCAGATGTGTACTCCTTTGGTGTTGTCTTGCTTGAAGTCCTTTCGGGAAGGGCTGTTATTGATCCATCACTTCCCAGAGAAAAGGCAAATTTGCTCGAGTGGGCAATGAAATCATACCGAAGTGGGAAACTGGAAGATATTGTGGATCCTTGCCTTGTTGGTCAAGTAAAACCAGATTGTTTAAGGAAGCTTTGGGATATTATTGAGAAATGCTTGGCAGAAAATGGGATTTGCAGGCCTTCAATGGGAGAGGTCCTATGGAACTTGGAATACGCACTTCAACAACAAGAGAATGAAGAAAGATCCAATCAAAACAATGAACATTCTTCACATATCAGCTGTATTAGTACCTCAGAAACGAGTCGGCAATTCAGCCGAGCCAGTAGCGGCGTCAACGATGATGAACTTGCTGGAATTTCAATGAGTAAAATGTTTGCTGAAATGGTGAGACAGGAAAGACCTGTAAGAAACATCTGA
- the LOC107926091 gene encoding probable receptor-like protein kinase At2g39360 isoform X2: protein MSKAKFSVFAQNFTLLRAQMGDGYIVKEYSLNITSNKLILTFRPAVNSFAFINGLEVFSVPDNLFPEEVRTIDLQGGNKILQEQALETVARVDMGNTTVLPQNDTLWRLWISDNAYLIHNNLGSSVSNVSAVNFTEVTEDIAPASVYGTATILNSSDPNLNANLTWTFDVNPGFDYLVRLHFCNIMNEPTQQAIFLEIFIDSRHAGHLDLGSRTSDVFGAPYFMDVCTRVSGSTKLNVSVGPSKLNNPTVILNGLEIMKINDARGNLDVPDVVSSGHSEIKVVVIVVIAVGSFVVVVSVVIVILFCRRRRMKPVLGKEQHFLMNRGQKVHTTGSTYSNGTSILSSPMIGYRYPFMAILEATDNFSENLVIGVGGFGKVYRGILKDETEVAVKRGTPQSNQGLAEFRTEIEMLSQFRHRHLVSLIGYCDEQDEMIIIYEYMENGTLKNHLYGSNLPSLSWRQRLEICIGSAKGLHYLHTGSAKAIIHRDVKSANILLDKHFMAKVADFGLSKTGPDIDQTHVSTAVKGSFGYLDPEYLTRQQLTEKSDVYSFGVVLLEVLSGRAVIDPSLPREKANLLEWAMKSYRSGKLEDIVDPCLVGQVKPDCLRKLWDIIEKCLAENGICRPSMGEVLWNLEYALQQQENEERSNQNNEHSSHISCISTSETSRQFSRASSGVNDDELAGISMSKMFAEMVRQERPVRNI, encoded by the coding sequence ATGAGCAAGGCGAAATTCTCTGTTTTCGCGCAAAACTTTACACTTCTCAGAGCTCAAATGGGGGATGGATATATTGTTAAGGAGTATAGCCTGAACATTACTTCTAATAAACTGATTCTTACTTTTAGACCTGCTGTCAATTCATTTGCTTTTATCAATGGCTTGGAAGTTTTCTCAGTTCCGGATAATCTCTTTCCGGAAGAGGTCAGAACAATTGATCTGCAAGGTGGTAACAAGATTCTACAGGAGCAAGCACTGGAGACGGTTGCAAGGGTCGATATGGGGAACACGACTGTTCTTCCTCAAAACGATACCTTATGGCGACTTTGGATCTCGGACAATGCGTATCTGATACACAATAATCTTGGATCATCGGTGTCAAATGTCTCAGCTGTGAATTTTACTGAAGTGACTGAGGATATTGCTCCTGCATCGGTATATGGCACTGCAACTATTTTGAACTCGAGTGATCCAAATCTGAATGCAAACTTGACATGGACCTTTGATGTTAACCCGGGTTTCGATTATCTTGTCCGGCTTCACTTTTGTAACATAATGAATGAACCCACTCAGCAAGCCATCTTTCTTGAAATCTTTATTGATTCACGTCATGCAGGTCACCTTGATCTTGGTTCAAGGACATCGGATGTTTTTGGTGCCCCATATTTCATGGATGTCTGCACAAGAGTATCCGGTAGTACTAAGCTTAATGTAAGTGTTGGTCCGTCTAAGCTCAATAACCCTACGGTCATCCTCAATGGTTTGGAGATCATGAAGATAAACGATGCTAGGGGGAATCTTGATGTTCCCGATGTTGTTTCCTCGGGACATTCTGAGATAAAAGTTGTAGTTATAGTTGTTATTGCTGTTGGATCGTTTGTCGTTGTTGTTTCGGTTGTGATTGTCATCCTTTTCTgcagaagaagaagaatgaagcCAGTTCTGGGGAAAGAACAGCACTTTCTGATGAATCGGGGACAAAAAGTTCATACTACTGGAAGTACATACTCTAATGGAACTTCCATACTTTCCAGCCCAATGATTGGCTATCGATATCCTTTCATGGCAATTCTCGAGGCTACTGATAATTTCAGTGAAAATTTGGTAATCGGTGTTGGTGGTTTCGGTAAGGTTTATAGAGGAATATTGAAAGATGAAACCGAGGTTGCAGTCAAGAGGGGAACTCCTCAATCAAACCAAGGGCTTGCAGAATTCCGGACGGAGATCGAAATGTTATCTCAATTCCGACATCGACATTTAGTATCACTGATCGGTTACTGCGATGAACAAGATGAGATGATCATAATTTATGAGTACATGGAGAATGGGACACTCAAGAATCATCTATATGGCTCAAATCTTCCTAGTTTGAGTTGGAGACAAAGGCTTGAGATATGCATTGGATCAGCTAAAGGGCTTCACTATCTTCATACAGGTTCAGCTAAGGCTATCATACACCGCGATGTCAAGTCTGCAAACATATTACTCGATAAGCATTTCATGGCTAAAGTTGCTGATTTCGGACTTTCAAAGACCGGTCCTGATATTGATCAGACACATGTGAGTACCGCGGTCAAAGGAAGCTTCGGGTATCTTGATCCAGAGTATTTGACGAGGCAGCAACTAACAGAGAAATCAGATGTGTACTCCTTTGGTGTTGTCTTGCTTGAAGTCCTTTCGGGAAGGGCTGTTATTGATCCATCACTTCCCAGAGAAAAGGCAAATTTGCTCGAGTGGGCAATGAAATCATACCGAAGTGGGAAACTGGAAGATATTGTGGATCCTTGCCTTGTTGGTCAAGTAAAACCAGATTGTTTAAGGAAGCTTTGGGATATTATTGAGAAATGCTTGGCAGAAAATGGGATTTGCAGGCCTTCAATGGGAGAGGTCCTATGGAACTTGGAATACGCACTTCAACAACAAGAGAATGAAGAAAGATCCAATCAAAACAATGAACATTCTTCACATATCAGCTGTATTAGTACCTCAGAAACGAGTCGGCAATTCAGCCGAGCCAGTAGCGGCGTCAACGATGATGAACTTGCTGGAATTTCAATGAGTAAAATGTTTGCTGAAATGGTGAGACAGGAAAGACCTGTAAGAAACATCTGA